One window of the Allosaccharopolyspora coralli genome contains the following:
- a CDS encoding vWA domain-containing protein, translating into MDHTLRGLVGFARALRNSGMHCGPGRVQAFLTATEQLDLADRAQLYWAGRLTLCADPEDLPLYDAAFDSWFVAPGDGPSARPPRREPTRRRSRTALLADTDGERETGDAEELSVAASEAEVLRRRDLADLGAAEREHLRHLLAELDVRPPRRRGLRQRPAPRGTLDPRATLRALVASGGEPVRLPKRSHATRARRVVLLVDVSGSMEPYADALLRFAHVVARRAPASTEVVTLGTRMTRVSRQLRQRDADRALAAASRVVPDFSGGTRLGETLRAFLDRWGQRGLARRAVVVLFSDGWERGDPTLLGEQMHRLHRLAHAVVWANPHAGNDDYRPVQSGIREALPWVDRFVAGHSLEALREVWRTVLDLAGSSPARSEVRSA; encoded by the coding sequence GTGGACCACACGCTGCGCGGACTGGTGGGGTTCGCCCGAGCCCTGCGAAACTCGGGCATGCATTGCGGGCCCGGCCGGGTGCAGGCGTTCCTGACCGCGACCGAGCAGCTCGACCTCGCCGACCGGGCGCAGCTCTACTGGGCGGGCAGGCTCACGCTCTGCGCCGACCCGGAGGACCTGCCCCTCTACGACGCCGCCTTCGACTCGTGGTTCGTGGCCCCGGGCGACGGCCCCTCCGCACGCCCTCCGCGTCGTGAGCCCACGCGACGTCGCTCCCGCACTGCGCTGCTCGCCGATACCGACGGGGAGCGCGAGACCGGTGATGCCGAGGAGCTTTCCGTCGCCGCCAGCGAAGCCGAGGTGCTCCGGCGCCGCGACCTCGCCGATCTCGGTGCGGCCGAACGCGAACACCTTCGCCACCTGCTCGCGGAGCTCGACGTGCGCCCTCCGCGACGTCGTGGCCTGCGGCAACGCCCGGCACCGCGCGGCACCCTGGATCCGCGAGCGACGCTGCGCGCACTCGTCGCCTCCGGTGGGGAACCGGTGCGGCTGCCGAAACGGTCCCACGCCACCCGAGCCCGTCGTGTCGTGCTGCTCGTCGACGTGTCCGGCTCGATGGAGCCGTATGCCGACGCGCTGCTGCGGTTCGCCCACGTCGTGGCGCGCCGCGCCCCCGCGAGCACGGAGGTCGTCACGCTCGGCACGCGCATGACCCGCGTCAGCAGGCAGCTGCGGCAACGTGACGCCGACAGGGCGCTGGCCGCGGCTTCTCGCGTCGTGCCCGACTTCTCCGGCGGTACCAGGCTGGGTGAGACTCTGCGCGCGTTCCTGGACCGGTGGGGCCAACGCGGACTCGCGCGTCGCGCCGTCGTCGTGCTGTTCTCCGACGGTTGGGAACGCGGCGACCCGACGCTGCTCGGCGAGCAGATGCATCGGCTGCATCGTCTGGCGCACGCCGTAGTGTGGGCCAACCCGCATGCGGGCAACGACGACTACCGACCCGTGCAGTCCGGCATCCGCGAGGCCCTGCCGTGGGTCGACCGGTTCGTCGCCGGACACAGCCTCGAGGCTCTGCGCGAGGTGTGGCGAACAGTGCTCGACCTCGCCGGGTCGAGTCCCGCGCGATCGGAGGTGCGCAGTGCGTGA
- a CDS encoding XdhC family protein yields MRDVFEQVIQRWRAGEAVGIGTVVATFHSAPRPAGAAMLVTETGEAVGSVSGGCVEGAVYDEATAVLEGDGARMQRYGVSDDDAFAVGLTCGGILDVFVERVDAAGFPDLDRVADSVRADEPVAVATIVEHPDADNVGSHLVIWPDDVGEARGAFGSERVRDAVVDDARGMLAAGRTGVLEYGPEGQRRGEGLRVFVNSFEPAPRMLVFGAIDFAAAMARMGGFLGYRVTVCDARPVFATRSRFPEVDDVVVDWPHRYLTAERDAGRLDGRTAVLVLTHDPKFDVPVLSVALRERLAYVGAMGSRRTHDDRIKRLREDGLDDGELDRLASPVGLDLGARTPEETAVSIAAELIAQRWGGHGTPLTATSGPIHGS; encoded by the coding sequence GTGCGTGACGTCTTCGAGCAGGTGATCCAGCGGTGGCGAGCGGGCGAAGCGGTCGGGATCGGGACAGTGGTCGCCACCTTCCATTCCGCCCCTCGGCCCGCCGGGGCGGCGATGCTCGTGACGGAGACCGGTGAGGCCGTCGGCAGCGTTTCCGGTGGCTGCGTCGAAGGTGCCGTCTACGACGAAGCGACCGCCGTGCTCGAGGGCGACGGTGCCCGGATGCAGCGTTACGGCGTCAGCGACGACGACGCCTTCGCGGTCGGACTCACCTGCGGCGGCATTCTCGACGTGTTCGTCGAACGCGTCGACGCGGCGGGCTTTCCCGATCTCGACCGGGTCGCCGACTCCGTGCGAGCCGACGAGCCCGTCGCCGTCGCCACGATCGTCGAGCACCCCGACGCCGACAACGTCGGCTCGCATCTCGTGATCTGGCCGGACGACGTCGGCGAGGCGCGCGGCGCGTTCGGGTCCGAACGCGTCCGGGACGCCGTCGTCGACGACGCCCGGGGGATGCTCGCCGCGGGACGAACCGGTGTTCTGGAGTACGGGCCCGAAGGGCAACGGCGCGGCGAAGGACTCCGGGTGTTCGTCAACTCCTTCGAACCCGCGCCCCGCATGCTCGTGTTCGGCGCCATCGACTTCGCCGCCGCGATGGCGCGGATGGGCGGTTTTCTCGGCTACCGAGTCACCGTCTGCGACGCACGACCCGTCTTCGCCACGCGGAGTCGCTTCCCTGAGGTCGACGACGTCGTCGTCGACTGGCCGCACCGCTACCTCACCGCCGAACGCGACGCCGGGCGGCTCGACGGCCGCACCGCGGTCCTCGTCCTCACCCACGACCCGAAGTTCGACGTGCCCGTGCTCAGCGTCGCGCTCCGCGAGCGACTCGCGTACGTCGGTGCCATGGGCTCCCGACGGACCCACGACGACCGGATCAAACGTCTCCGCGAGGACGGTCTGGACGACGGGGAGCTCGACCGTCTCGCGTCACCGGTCGGTCTCGACCTCGGCGCTCGCACACCGGAAGAGACCGCGGTGTCCATCGCGGCGGAGCTCATCGCCCAGCGGTGGGGTGGCCACGGCACTCCGCTCACCGCCACCTCCGGCCCGATCCACGGCAGCTGA